One Mycolicibacterium sp. TUM20985 genomic window, CCGTCGCCGTCGCGATCCCCGCCCGACCAGTAGTCCGGGTCACTGTCCGGGATGTCCCACCGACCGTCCTGATGAGCGGCCGTGCAGTTCTTGTAGGGCCCATCGGCGGCGGCCAGTGGCGCGACCCCGACGGCGACGGCACTGGCCAGCAATGCAGCAACGGCAAACTTCGTCAACATATTCATTCCCCTTGTGAGAGCGATCACATCCCCGACCCGAGCAAAACGATAAGCCTGCTTTACTGAATCTCCAAACCTGCAGCTAAAAGTGTATTTAGACGCTTTTGGACACCGGCGACAAGATCAACTTCGCAAAGGTCCCTCACCAGGCGTCGGAAGCGCCGATGCGCGGTGGTGGCCCCAGCACTGCCGCCCCCAGCAATAAGGTGTCGGGTCGTCAGTCCAGCCGCGGGTCGATCAGGGTGACGCCGACCGGCGCGGCCGTGTCCAACGTCGTCAGCAGCCGGGCGCCCTCGACGAGACCAACCACGCGCTCGACGAGATCCTGCGGGCGCAGGCGTCCCGCG contains:
- a CDS encoding excalibur calcium-binding domain-containing protein, translating into MLTKFAVAALLASAVAVGVAPLAAADGPYKNCTAAHQDGRWDIPDSDPDYWSGGDRDGDGIACES